The DNA segment AGATTGGCACGAAGATACTCAACAATAGCTGCATGATCCCAGTTTTCATCTTCTTCATCTGCCGTATGGACTTGAACGGTTTCTACAACTGTACGCTCAATCATCTGTTCAATAATCTCACGCAAGTTATCTGAAGTCAGCACTTCATAACGCTGCTTATAGATCACTTCACGCTGCTGACGAAGTACATCATCATAAGAAAGCACTGTTTTACGTGCGTCAAAGTTATTGCCCTCCACTCGTTTTTGAGCAGATTCAACAGCACGGGAAATCATTTTACTTTCAATTGGCTGGGAATCATCCATACCTAGACGTTCCATCATGCCCCGCATATTATCTGAAGCGAAGCGGCGCATTAACTCATCGTCCGTGGCTAGATAAAATTGCGACATACCAGGATCACCTTGACGTCCTGAACGACCACGAAGCTGGTTATCGATCCGACGAGACTCGTGTCGCTCTGTACCGATAACAGCAAGACCTCCGGCTTCAATAACGCCTTCTCCTAGTTTAATGTCTGTACCACGTCCAGCCATGTTCGTTGCAATAGTAACCGCACTTTTTTGACCAGCATTTTCAATGATCTCTGCTTCACGGAAGTGGTTCTTCGCGTTTAACACATTGTGCGGCACTTTCGCTTTTGTTAAATAACGTGAAATGATCTCAGACGTTTCAACAGCAACTGTACCGACAAGCACAGGCTGTCCATTTTGGTAACGTTCTTTAATATCCTCGACAACAGCTTTGAATTTCCCATCCATTGTTTTATAGACGAGATCTGCCTTATCATCACGAACGATCGGCTTGTTCGTCGGAATCATGACAACCCGCATATTATAAATGTTCATGAATTCTTCTTCTTCCGTTTTCGCTGTACCCGTCATACCAGATAGTTTTTCATACATACGGAAAAGGTTTTGGAAGGTAATCGATGCTAAGGTCATGCTTTCATTTTGAATCTGAAGGCCTTCTTTTGCTTCGATCGATTGGTGCAAACCATCACTATAACGGCGGCCTTTCATAAGGCGCCCGGTGAATTGGTCAACGATCACCACTTCACCCTCATCGACGACATAATCGGTGTCACGATGCATAGTTACGTGAGCTTTTAATGACTGATTAATGTGGTGAATCAGTGAGACATTGGATAAGTCAAACAAGTTTTCAATCTTGAAAAACTTCTCAGCCTTATTAATTCCTTCTTCCGTCAATTGAACATTTTTCGTTTTTTCATCATAGGTAAAGTCTTCTTCACTACTAAGCAATCGAACGAACGAATTCGCCGATTGGTAGAGATCAGCTGATTTCGAAGCCGTACCGGATATAATGAGCGGTGTACGGGCTTCATCAATTAAAATCGAGTCAACCTCATCAATGATGGCAAAATGGAGCGGACGTTGAACCATCTGCTCTTTATATAAAACCATATTGTCGCGCAAATAATCGAAACCGAATTCATTGTTTGTTCCATAGGTAATATCAGCAGCATAGGCTTCACGTTTCTCATCCTTAGACAATCCATTCGTGTTAAGACCGACTGTCAGTCCAAGAAACTTATAAAGCTCACCCATTTCTGTGGCGTCACGGCTTGCCAAATAGTCATTGACCGTTATAATGTGAACACCTTTGCCTGTAATTGCATTAAGATAGGCAGGCATGGTAGAGGCTAAGGTCTTCCCTTCCCCTGTCTTCATCTCGGCAATATTTCCTTCATGTAAGGCATTTCCACCTATAAGCTGAACCGTAAACGGGCGCATATTAAGCACACGTTTAGAACCTTCACGAACGACCGCAAAGGCTTCGACTAACATATCATCCAGTTTTTCGCCTTTTTCATAGCGTTGTTTAAATTCATTTGTTTTCTCTCTTAACCCATCATCTGAAAGCTGTTCCATATCAGATTCTAGGGCATCAATTTGCTCAGCTATCTTTCCCAGACGCTTGAGTTGACGTGTATTATCATCACCAAATATTTTCTTTAAAGTTCCAAGCATTGCAACCGCTCCTCTATTGATTTCCAATCTTCGGTTGAGTAGTATAATCCATTCTTTATCATAACACTAAGGGAAGCAGGCTGACAACAAACAGGCCATGCGTAGAGCGCCTTACTAAAGTACAGATGCTGGACCAGCTTCACTTACATAACAGACGAATAGACAATCCGGGGATGGATTGTCTATTTGGAGGAGGCGATTAAGAGGTAGAAGAGGTAACAAAACGAGGTTGTCGCTCACGAATAAGCTCATGCGTTATGCCTAGTTGTCTTTGATCGAGATCATAAACACGGCGATTCGTGGCACCGATTATTTCAACAAGCTGGGCAATGGTTTCTTCCTGTTGCCGCATCTTTTGGTAAAGATGAGCACAGTCCGAGCACATATAAGTATTTT comes from the Halobacillus shinanisalinarum genome and includes:
- the secA gene encoding preprotein translocase subunit SecA translates to MLGTLKKIFGDDNTRQLKRLGKIAEQIDALESDMEQLSDDGLREKTNEFKQRYEKGEKLDDMLVEAFAVVREGSKRVLNMRPFTVQLIGGNALHEGNIAEMKTGEGKTLASTMPAYLNAITGKGVHIITVNDYLASRDATEMGELYKFLGLTVGLNTNGLSKDEKREAYAADITYGTNNEFGFDYLRDNMVLYKEQMVQRPLHFAIIDEVDSILIDEARTPLIISGTASKSADLYQSANSFVRLLSSEEDFTYDEKTKNVQLTEEGINKAEKFFKIENLFDLSNVSLIHHINQSLKAHVTMHRDTDYVVDEGEVVIVDQFTGRLMKGRRYSDGLHQSIEAKEGLQIQNESMTLASITFQNLFRMYEKLSGMTGTAKTEEEEFMNIYNMRVVMIPTNKPIVRDDKADLVYKTMDGKFKAVVEDIKERYQNGQPVLVGTVAVETSEIISRYLTKAKVPHNVLNAKNHFREAEIIENAGQKSAVTIATNMAGRGTDIKLGEGVIEAGGLAVIGTERHESRRIDNQLRGRSGRQGDPGMSQFYLATDDELMRRFASDNMRGMMERLGMDDSQPIESKMISRAVESAQKRVEGNNFDARKTVLSYDDVLRQQREVIYKQRYEVLTSDNLREIIEQMIERTVVETVQVHTADEEDENWDHAAIVEYLRANLLDEGDITVSDLKGKEPEEMQELILEKVKMRYDEKEEELSEEQMREFEKVILLRSVDQKWMDHIDQMDQLRQGIHLRAYGQNDPLREYQFEGFSMFEKMVKTIDEEVARYVMKAQIRSNLQREEVAQGAKAVSSSSGEESKESKKKSPYVKKDTVGRNDPCPCGSGKKYKNCHGK